A single window of Microbacterium oryzae DNA harbors:
- a CDS encoding metal-sensitive transcriptional regulator: protein MIDDIHKRALHRTRILEGQLRGLGRMIEDEEYCMDIITQSRAIQRSLESLNRLILENHLRTHVTDMFESGGDEREKAVGELLRAFDFDGK, encoded by the coding sequence GTGATCGACGACATCCACAAGCGCGCCCTGCACCGCACCCGCATCCTCGAGGGACAGCTGCGCGGACTCGGCCGGATGATCGAGGACGAGGAGTACTGCATGGACATCATCACGCAGTCACGCGCCATCCAGCGCTCGCTCGAGTCGCTGAACCGGCTGATCCTCGAGAACCACCTGCGCACCCACGTGACCGACATGTTCGAGAGCGGCGGCGACGAGCGAGAGAAGGCGGTCGGCGAGCTGCTGCGCGCCTTCGACTTCGACGGGAAGTGA
- a CDS encoding DUF445 domain-containing protein yields MPRTPTELLTIADQARRASLRRMKAVALGALILMAALFVAGFAFEDAVPAMAYLRAAAEGGMVGALADWFAVTALFRHPLGLPIPHTAIIPSRKDEIGRTLGEFVETNFLSSPVVREKLGSARMAERAGTWLAQPEHAERGASEGAAMAQGVLRALSDDDVQELVASLAREHLIEPEWGTPAGASLRRVVASGAHRAAVDLAADSVAGWLRENSDAFAGLVSRRLPSWLPSVAHRVIDGALYNEAVSFVDAVRADHRHPARAAIDRYLARLADNLQHDEDTRAKLEAAKTALFDSPRVRELAASAWDTAKNGLIASLGDESSALRTRIREALMETGERLQSDAPLRQRVDGWVMDAAGFLVERYRHDIASIITDTVEKWDAEETTEKIELLVGRDLQYIRLNGTVVGALAGLVIFAVAHAVFG; encoded by the coding sequence ATGCCGCGCACACCGACCGAGCTGCTGACCATCGCCGACCAGGCGCGCCGCGCATCGCTCCGCCGAATGAAAGCTGTCGCACTCGGGGCGCTCATCCTCATGGCCGCGCTGTTCGTCGCCGGCTTCGCCTTCGAAGACGCGGTGCCCGCGATGGCCTACCTGCGAGCGGCTGCGGAGGGCGGGATGGTCGGGGCGCTGGCGGACTGGTTCGCGGTCACCGCGCTCTTCCGGCATCCGCTCGGCCTGCCCATCCCGCACACCGCGATCATCCCGTCGCGGAAGGACGAGATCGGCCGCACGCTCGGGGAGTTCGTCGAGACGAACTTCCTGTCGTCGCCGGTGGTGCGCGAGAAGCTCGGCAGCGCGCGCATGGCCGAGCGGGCGGGCACATGGCTCGCGCAGCCGGAGCACGCCGAGCGCGGCGCGTCGGAGGGTGCGGCGATGGCTCAGGGCGTCCTGCGGGCGCTGAGCGACGACGACGTCCAGGAGCTCGTCGCCTCCCTCGCCCGTGAGCACCTCATCGAGCCGGAATGGGGCACTCCGGCCGGCGCCTCCCTCCGCCGCGTCGTGGCGAGCGGAGCGCACCGCGCGGCGGTCGACCTCGCCGCGGACAGCGTCGCGGGCTGGCTGCGTGAGAACAGCGACGCGTTCGCCGGCCTGGTCTCGCGCCGGCTCCCGTCGTGGCTGCCGTCGGTCGCGCACCGGGTGATCGACGGCGCGCTCTACAACGAGGCCGTCTCGTTCGTCGATGCTGTTCGCGCCGACCACCGCCATCCGGCCCGCGCCGCGATCGACCGGTACCTGGCTCGTCTCGCCGACAATCTGCAGCACGACGAAGACACCCGTGCGAAGCTCGAGGCCGCGAAGACCGCGCTCTTCGACAGTCCGCGCGTCCGCGAGCTCGCGGCCAGCGCCTGGGACACCGCGAAGAACGGTCTCATCGCCTCGCTCGGTGACGAGAGCAGCGCGCTGCGAACACGCATCCGCGAGGCCCTCATGGAGACCGGTGAGCGGCTGCAGTCGGATGCTCCCCTGCGGCAGCGCGTGGACGGCTGGGTCATGGACGCGGCCGGCTTCCTCGTCGAGCGCTACCGACACGACATCGCGTCGATCATCACGGACACGGTCGAGAAGTGGGACGCCGAGGAGACCACCGAGAAGATCGAGCTGCTCGTCGGCCGCGACCTGCAGTACATCCGTCTCAACGGCACCGTCGTCGGTGCGCTGGCGGGGCTCGTGATCTTCGCGGTCGCGCACGCCGTGTTCGGCTGA
- a CDS encoding acyl-CoA dehydrogenase family protein produces MSARFDPADHLSDELLARIRSRAAAVDAENVFPQADLDELREAGYLRILVSVERGGAGLSLAQASELQQRLAHAAPATALAVNMHLVWTGVAKVLRDRGIDDLAFVEEQAADGAVFAFGISEAGNDLVLFGSDTAAAPGPDGSYAFTGTKIFTSLAPVWTWLGLHGLDTTSPDGPKLVFAFVDRDERVVTRDDWDTLGMRGTQSRTTELHGVVAPAERVVRTMPAGPSADPLAFAIFAVFEVLLASVYTGIARRALELAIESAHRRRSKRTGLPYSQDPDIRWRVAEMALAYDALPPQLTAIASDVDGRVDHGARWFSLLSGLKHRATTTARTIVDEAMLVGGGSSYFSRSELSRLYRDVLAGAFHPSDPESAHSTVASAWLGPMEA; encoded by the coding sequence ATGAGCGCTCGCTTCGACCCTGCCGATCACCTGTCCGACGAGCTGCTCGCGCGGATCCGCTCGCGAGCAGCTGCGGTCGACGCAGAGAACGTCTTCCCGCAGGCCGACCTCGACGAGCTGCGTGAGGCCGGCTACCTCCGCATCCTGGTGAGCGTCGAGCGCGGCGGCGCCGGGCTGTCGCTGGCGCAGGCGTCGGAGCTGCAGCAGCGTCTGGCGCACGCCGCCCCTGCCACCGCACTCGCCGTCAACATGCACCTGGTCTGGACGGGCGTGGCGAAGGTCCTCCGCGATCGCGGCATCGACGACCTCGCATTCGTGGAAGAGCAGGCCGCCGACGGCGCGGTCTTCGCCTTCGGCATCAGCGAGGCGGGCAACGACCTCGTGCTCTTCGGCAGCGACACCGCGGCGGCCCCCGGGCCGGATGGGTCATACGCGTTCACCGGCACGAAGATCTTCACGTCGCTCGCCCCGGTCTGGACCTGGCTCGGGCTGCACGGGCTCGACACGACCTCGCCGGATGGCCCGAAGCTCGTCTTCGCCTTCGTCGACCGCGACGAGCGGGTCGTCACACGCGACGACTGGGACACCCTGGGCATGCGAGGGACGCAGAGCCGCACGACGGAGCTCCACGGCGTCGTGGCACCGGCCGAGCGCGTGGTGCGCACGATGCCGGCCGGGCCGAGCGCCGATCCCCTCGCCTTCGCGATCTTCGCCGTGTTCGAGGTGCTGCTCGCCTCCGTCTACACGGGCATCGCCCGGCGCGCGCTCGAGCTCGCGATCGAGAGCGCTCACCGTCGACGCTCGAAGCGGACGGGCCTCCCCTACAGTCAGGATCCGGACATCCGCTGGCGCGTGGCGGAGATGGCTCTCGCCTACGACGCCCTTCCGCCGCAGCTGACCGCGATCGCATCGGATGTCGATGGCCGGGTCGACCACGGCGCGCGCTGGTTCTCGCTGCTCTCGGGTCTCAAGCACCGCGCGACGACGACCGCGCGCACGATCGTCGACGAGGCCATGCTCGTCGGAGGCGGGTCGTCCTACTTCTCACGCAGCGAGCTGTCGCGTCTCTATCGCGACGTGCTCGCCGGCGCGTTCCACCCATCGGACCCGGAGTCGGCCCACAGCACCGTCGCGAGCGCCTGGCTCGGCCCGATGGAGGCGTGA